A segment of the Streptomyces sp. ITFR-21 genome:
CAGGTTGAGCAGCAGCACGTCGGAGATGCTCCCGAACTGTGCCGCTAGCTGTTCGGCAAGGTTGACCGCCAGGACGCCGTCGGCTCCGTTCTCCAGGGGAGCGTCAGAGACGTAGTCCGGCTGCCAGCTCGCATCCGGAACCGGGCTCGTTCCCGGCGTTGTGGACGTCGGGGGGAGCATGTTCTCCACGCTGATGTACGTCGATCCGCCGAAGGCGGAGTTGACCAGGCCGACGATGTAGCGCGGGTCGCCCGGGTTGAGTGAGACGTCCTGCCAAGTCTCGACAAGGGAGGACTGAGCGGTGGAGCCGTACTTGACGAAGAGGTGGAACCGGCCAGTGGTCCAGGAGGACACGGTGCTGATGAAGACCTGGTTGCCGTAGGCACCCCGCCCTCGCGCAGTGATCTGGAGTGCGTCCACGGCGGTGTAGCCGGCCGCCGTGTCGAAAGTCGCGGCCGTCGTCATCGGGTCGCCGGCGGTAGCCCCCTTGTACGGGGTGATCTGCACCGAGTACGTGGTGTCCGGGGCCAGTTCGGTGAACGCGGCGGTGGGCTTGCCGCCGCTCGGCTGCGCCACCCATACCGTCTGGGAAAAGCCCCCGTCGTCCGGTCGCGTGACGACGACCTGGTAGGCGTCCACCGAGGCCGCCGGCGTGATGGCGTCCCACTCGATCTGGAAGGCGGTCTGCTCGGGGTTGGCGGTGACTGCTCCCGAAGGCGCCGAGAGGGTCACGTTCGTCACCTTCGACGACGGCTTGGTGCCGGAGCCGCTGGGCGCGGTTCCGTCGGGCGTCGCGACGATGGTCTCCGGAGGGGGCAGAGGCTGGTTCTTGATCACCAGACGCGCGGAGACGGAGTCCGTCGGAGTGGCACGGAGAATCCATGCCTGCTGACCGCCGTTGGCGAAGTACTCGAATACCTGGAAGGGCAGGTAGTTCAGCCCGTTGCCGAATCCTCCGTACAGGCTCCGGAACTGCTCCCACGAGGTGACCTTCACCGGGTTGGACGGGCCCGCGTCGTGAGTGCCCACGAACGTGGCCACGGCGAGCCCCGGGGGCGTGATCGGCTGCGGCAGGGGGTTGAGCGACTCGGAGATGTACACACCCGGGCGCTTGTAGGGGAAGGTCGTGGGGGTGGTCATCAGCAGCTCCCAGGAGGTGCGGGCGAGACAGTGAGCGTCAGAGCGGCCGTGGTGACCTGCGGGGAGTCGTCGGAATCGCTTGCGGCGACGAGGAACTCCCCCGGTTCTCCGGCAGTGGGTGTGTGCGGGGTGCCGAACAGGGCGCCGCTGTGGGAGAGCGCGAGGCCGGCGGGGAGGCGAGAGCCCTCGGGGAGGGACCAGCGCGTCTCGCCGTAGCCACCAGCGGCGACCAGCTCCTGGCGGTAGGGCCGGCCGGCAGTCGCATTCGGCAGCGCCGTGGTGGTGATGGACAGCGCGGTCTTCGTGACGGCGTAGGTAGGGTCGAGGGGGTGGTCGGTGCCCGCGTCCCACGCCTGCTTGTCGAGGAAGTCGATGAGTACGCGCTGAGCCGGTGTCAGTTCGCGGATCTCGCTGAGGAAGATCTCGCTGGAGACGCGCAGTGCCCAGCTCGCGCAGAAGAGGCGTTTTCCTTGCTCGTCCTTGGACTCGCTGTAATCCGGGCCGCCCAGCAGGTCGAGCCGCCGCACAGTGCCGTCTTCTCCGACGGGTAGATATCCGAATCGGGCCGGTAGGAAATCGAACTGCATGAGGCTGCCGGTCAGCTCGATGATGTGTAGCTCTTTGCGCGCGTACACGTCGAGCTGGTAGTCGATGTTCAGCGGGACAGGCATCTGCGCGATGTACGGCGACTGCGTCGGGTCCGACATGTCAGCCCACGGGGCGTAGCCCTCGGGGGCGTAGTGCAGGTTGACCGTGCCCCGGCTCTCGCGCTCCTCGTCCCGTGAAATGCGGGTATGGGAGATCAACGCCAATGGGTAGGTGGCGTCGGCGAGTTCGTACTCAGGATTGCGGTATCGGACGGTTATACGGCGCCCCGGACCGGAGGTGGAGTCATGCACCATCAGGCCCTGGAACTTCAGCTTCAGGGCCTTGTCTTCGTTCAGAAGAAAGGGCACGGATCACTCCGGTATGGGCGTTTGTGGATCGCCCCACCAGAATGCTTGCGGCTATTTGGGAGCCGTTAATTCAGAACTGTGCCCCAGGTCAGAAGATGCCGGTGATCTTCAGGACGATGATGATGAGGAGCACGACCAGTACGAGGCCGAAGATCTGCGCGACAGTCATGGCGCTTTCCCTTCCTGACGGATGGGCCTGCCGGCGATGGAGCGACAGGCCCATGCGGTGTTACTGCTCGGCCGGGCCGTCCTGGTGGTCATCTCCGCGCGACTCCTGGCCCATCTCCGGGGCGAATGCGCCGTCGGCGGCGTAGTAGTAGCCAGCGGCTCGCGCGTCCGCCTCCAGCATGAGGTGGGTGCCTTCCTGGACTGTCTGCTGCGACGGGTCGTCCAGTTCGAAAGGGCCGGCCTTGATTGCCTTGTCGTACGACTCGTCGGAGACGGTGACGTAGGTAGCCATGGGGATTTTCCTCCTGGGGGCAGGGGTGCGTGCGGTGAATCTGGGCCTGAGCGTGGCACGCGTTTTTTGTCCCGGGTTAATCGCTAGAACACCCCGGTCCAGACATTGTTGGCGTCGGGTGTGTATCCCGAGAGCGTGATGCTGGTCGGAAGAGAGGTGTTACCGGCGGCGGCGCTTCGGCAGAACCTGTAGTTGCTTGCAGTCAGGTTGGCGTTTCCGGGAGTGAAGTTCGCGCCGTACGTGGACCCGCATGCGAAGGTGGGCGGGGTCGTTCCGTTCACGACCAGGGCGACGAAGTATTTGCCGGCGGCAGCCGAAAATGCAGAGGAGAGGGACATGGCCTTCTGGCCGGCACTTGCCCAGGCGGTCGATTGGTCCGCTGTGAGTGCGAGGCGGGTACCTGTCGAGCTGTACAGACCAGCCAGGCACTGGTTTGCCGTGAGTGTGGCGCCGGCAGTTCCGAGCACGACGGAAATCTTGCTGATGGTCGCCGGGTTGCGGAGGAGGATCTGCACCAGGTAGATGTAGCCGGCTGTCAAAGAAGTGCCAGCACTACTACAGCAGGCCGGGTCGAAAGCCCATGATATGAGGCCGTGGTCGACGGCCGTCCACGCGTTTCCAAATGCGGTGACGGTGGTGTACGAGGAACTGAGGTCCGGAATCTGGCTGGCGGGTACCTTTCCGCCGGAGTCCAGGCCAGCCACTCCGTTCGCAGCTCCGACGGCGGACGTGGTGACGACATTCCCGCCGCTCGTGGGCACTGTCTGCTGGGCAAGCTGCCGGCCGGCCATCAGACGGCTTCTTCAGGGGTGAGGAGCATTTCCGGGCCTTTCTTGCCGTGAGCACGCCGGCGGTTCGTGGTTCAGAACCAGGCAGTCTCGGACCACGCCTTGACGGTTTTTGCAGTCCAGGTGGTTCCGTTCCAGACCTTCAAGGTCTTCGGCGCCCACGCCGTTCCGTTCCACACCCTGACCACGGTGGTCGGAATCGTGTTGACGTTGTCCACCTCCGCAGGAGTGGTGTTACTGCCGGTGTCGGCGTACCCCTCGAAATTCGTGCGTAGATTTCCGAATTTCAGCCACTGCGGGGTAGCTGCACTACGCCGGGTGGTCCAGGACTTGGCGTCTGGGCTGGTCTCCCAAAAGAAGGTGCCGCTTGCCTCGCGGAAACGTACCCACCGGTGAGCCGTGGAGTCATAGGTGAGAATGGTGGGCGTTGAAACGTCAGCGGCACCGACGCAGTTCTCGAAAATGAGGCTCGCCGTGTCGAGGCTGTAGCGAATACGGACAAAGGTGCCGTTGTCCGTCGGTCCGAGAACAAGTGCCGAGAAACCCGTGTTAGTGCCGCCCGTCGGCATCACGACCAGCTCAGCAAAATGTGCTGAACCGGTGATCTCGTAGCCGGTGTCCGCTGTCGCCATCAGCCCCGGGTACTGGTCGTTCGCGGGGATGGTGGCGCGGTTGGCTGCCTGATCCCAGGAGGTCCCGCCCCAGTAGACGAATCGGGACCCGATGCCGCTGGTGAACTTGTCGACGATGTCGGCAGTGGGCGCGCTGAACAGGGCGTCGGCACCGGAGAACTCGACCCATCCTGGATTCGACGCCACTGCCGTATTTCCGGTGACCAGGTCGGTGACGCCAGCGCCGCCGTAATAGAGGATGCCGGTCTCCGACGTCGCGGAGGTGTTCTGTGCCTGGTAGCCGAACTCGACCACGATCCGATCTCCGGCCTGGACGTTGACGCTGGTGATCGCCGTCCCTGCGGTCCCGCCGCCGGCGGCCGTCGTGGGGAATGGGGTCGAGCCGGTGTAGTTGCTCAGGAGCGTGCCGCGCACGGTGTCGGTGTCTCCGGCCGTCACGAACATGTGAGCGCGAACGACCATGGCCGCGTTGGAGTCCGACTGCGAGCGGCCGGTGATCCAGGCGACGGTGCCGGAGAGCGTTCCGGCTTTCCGGGCCGCCGGGCTGATCCACCGGCCGAGCAGGACGTTGGTCGTCGTCGCCGAGGTCTCCGCCATGCCGACGCTGGTGGAGGCGCCTGCGGGCTGGCGCGCGAGGAGGCCGGCGGTGGTCGAGGAGCTGTCGGTCCAGGTGCCCCGTCGGGTGGCCGGCGTGTACGGGGCGGTGGAGGGCGTCAGCCAGAAGCGCGTCGCCATGGCGTCAGTTCGTGTCGATCCACACGTCACCCAGAGAGGGCGATGTGGGAGCGGTCGTGCCGACGGTGATCTTCGGGGTGGGGATCTGCGCCTGGGGGACTCTCCCGCCAGCGTCCAGGCCGGCCACGCCGTTTGCTGTACCGATCGCGCTGGTGGTCACCAGGTTGCTGTTCGTGCTCACGGGTACTGTCTGCGGCGCGAGCTGCCGGCCGGCCATCAGCCCACCACCGTGATGCGGAAGGTGTCAGCCGCGTAGCTGGCCGCTGTCGTCACGCTGACGGTGTTGGCGTCGACCACGACGAACCGTGCCGCGACCAGCTCGCCGCTGCTGATCTCGCGCAGGGACGGTTCGAGGATGTCCAGAGTGTTGAGGTTGTGGGCGATGTTCAGCGAGGTACCGCCCGTGAGGGCACCGACGTTCGCCGTGTACTTCCCGACCGTGCCGAGCGCGGATCGGGCGCCGGCCGCCGTGGTTGCGCCGGTGCCGCCCTTCGCGACCGAGACGAGACCGACGGTCAGGCCGGTCGCGCTCTTCGAGAGCGTGGCGTCGGCCAGCTCCAAGGAGAACACCGTGCCGGACAGCTCGATGCCGTTGCCGTCGGCGGTGTACGTCTGACCGCCGGTGGAGAACTTGACCCAGGTCTGTGTCCAGGCGCCGGGAGCACCGGAGGGGGTGGCGGTCTGGATGTACTGGCTGCCGGCGTCCGTGCCTTCGGCCACTGCCACCATCGTGCCGTCGAGGATTTCTCCCGTGGCGTCGGCGTCCACCCGGCGAGTGGCGGCCCCACCGGTGGCGCTGTAGGTGTAGATGCCGTTCTGGGTGCCGGTGGTCTGTGAAGCGGCCAGGAAGGAGTCGCCGTTGGCCAGGGTGATGCCGCTCATGGCAGCCGGCAGCGACGAGAGGTTCACGTTCGCGGTCGACACCACGCGGACGGGGTCCTTCACACCGGCGATTCCGGCCCTGGCGTTGTCGACGTACTGCTTGGTGGCCAGGTCCGAGGCCGCTGTCGGGTCGGCGCCATTCGTGGCGCGCTGCCCGTTAAGAGAGATCGCAGCATTCGGTGCGGCAAACTCGTCGAGCCGGTATCCCTTCACCGTGGGCGCAAGGTCCGAGATGGTGCTGGCCGGCTGCGTGCCGGTGTGGTCCGCCCGGTCAAGTGCGTTCTTCCAGGCCGTCACATTCCAGAACCGCACGACGTGGTTGACGGAGTCCGTCCAAAGCTGCCCTTCGACCGGCGCAGCGGGTGGCGACGAGGAAGTCTCCGGGACGAGTCCGCGAACGGGCAATTTGTTCAGCTTCAGGGAATCGCGGAAATCAGTAACTGCCATCGGGTACTCCTAGCTCAGAATCGCCGATCCGGTCTCCGCGAAGGCGAATTGGACGGTCACGGTGGTGGGAGAGGGGGTGTCGACGAGACCGCCGATTTCCCGGCCGCTGGTGTCGTAGGTCCGCACGGCCGGTGGATAGGGAAAGGTGTGCGGGATCGTCCACAGGGCGCTGGCGGCGCTCTGCGTCCAAGCGATCGGCCGGGGCGCCACCCGCTCCTCCAGGGCCTCCAGTTCGGCTCGGGAGACCTCGCCCGGCAGGCCGGGGGGCCCCTGTGCGCCCGTTGGGCCGACGACGGGCAGATAGCGGCCGGTGTAGGGCGAGACAGGCGCGAGGTCTGCCAGGTCGACAGGACCGCCGCCGGGGCGCTCGGGCAGCATGATGTGGTACTGCCTGATCTGCGCGCCCTTGAGCTTCTCAGTCACCAGGTAGGTCCAGCCCCGGGGCGATATGCCGGGGGCGTCCGTCGCGATCAGGTTCACCTCGAAGCAGCCCTGGTCGGACTTCGCGATCTCCACCGAGGCCACTGTGTTCGCGATCGTGTCGGCGTCCGGCATCGTCAGGACCGAGGGAGGGGCGAAGGTGAGGGTGCCGGTGAGGGGGGTTCCGTCGGGGGCGATGAAGCGTCCGGTGAGATGCACGGACGGGACTCCGGCCGGCAGATCGTAGACGAGTGATTCAGGCGTAAGGGTCATCGGAGCCGCCCTCCTCTGGCATTTGCGGTTCCGGGTTGCGGCTGAAGTCCCGCAGATACGGGGAGAATTGCGGGTCATT
Coding sequences within it:
- a CDS encoding Ig domain-containing protein, with protein sequence MPFLLNEDKALKLKFQGLMVHDSTSGPGRRITVRYRNPEYELADATYPLALISHTRISRDEERESRGTVNLHYAPEGYAPWADMSDPTQSPYIAQMPVPLNIDYQLDVYARKELHIIELTGSLMQFDFLPARFGYLPVGEDGTVRRLDLLGGPDYSESKDEQGKRLFCASWALRVSSEIFLSEIRELTPAQRVLIDFLDKQAWDAGTDHPLDPTYAVTKTALSITTTALPNATAGRPYRQELVAAGGYGETRWSLPEGSRLPAGLALSHSGALFGTPHTPTAGEPGEFLVAASDSDDSPQVTTAALTLTVSPAPPGSC
- a CDS encoding fibronectin type III domain-containing protein, translating into MTTPTTFPYKRPGVYISESLNPLPQPITPPGLAVATFVGTHDAGPSNPVKVTSWEQFRSLYGGFGNGLNYLPFQVFEYFANGGQQAWILRATPTDSVSARLVIKNQPLPPPETIVATPDGTAPSGSGTKPSSKVTNVTLSAPSGAVTANPEQTAFQIEWDAITPAASVDAYQVVVTRPDDGGFSQTVWVAQPSGGKPTAAFTELAPDTTYSVQITPYKGATAGDPMTTAATFDTAAGYTAVDALQITARGRGAYGNQVFISTVSSWTTGRFHLFVKYGSTAQSSLVETWQDVSLNPGDPRYIVGLVNSAFGGSTYISVENMLPPTSTTPGTSPVPDASWQPDYVSDAPLENGADGVLAVNLAEQLAAQFGSISDVLLLNLCGNTSLTDHIPPQTQINSVLSWVEQRRGAFLILDAPRQPAPTAPDVAANKYSSTIGGYSPQSSYAAFYGPWIQVADPAGASVSSTRMLPPAGAVMGQFAQADAAVGPNRSPAGVAYGLVGTVGVENTFTLDQLDALNQIGCNVIRPVPQAGYCIMGARTLKQGMPDRYISVRRMLTYLENLLEEVTRFAVFEPNGPELWQTLNALVTQQLMTLTQADQLQSSVPDQAFFVVCDETNNTPQTVSNGEIHIQVGVALASPAEFIVIEISQYQGGISTTTTSVEGTA